The Nitrososphaerota archaeon genome includes a region encoding these proteins:
- a CDS encoding phosphate uptake regulator PhoU has protein sequence MELRRAQEMGGGTLLISLPKDWVVKNKLSKGSLLALEVTPGGSLMVFPAVEVEKKPKEILLTYPAQYMRRLINLITGSYLLGFDIIRVVSRERIPYEDAQAMKRAIRQLVGLEIVEEDSRSITAQFLLEPTNLDPEKTFRRMHLITMGMLPDAVQALMQGDVLLKKSVSERDDEVDRLYFLLVRLVRSASVDNKLAAKLKLTTIDCLDYRLSAYLLEAIGDSAEDIAKSSTHPLEDVLGEVEREGAYKIVETLGVMQESAVKAFLAKDPEEGRQVVQLYEEVVGEIAKLEKSIRSNENATILSRVASGFSRIARCDVDIADLAYPMYPLVK, from the coding sequence ATGGAGCTTAGAAGAGCGCAGGAGATGGGCGGAGGAACCCTACTTATATCTCTGCCGAAAGATTGGGTGGTGAAGAACAAGCTGAGTAAGGGTAGCCTGTTAGCGCTTGAGGTAACGCCTGGTGGGAGCTTGATGGTCTTCCCAGCGGTTGAGGTTGAGAAGAAGCCTAAGGAGATACTCTTGACTTACCCAGCGCAGTATATGAGGAGGCTGATAAATCTGATTACAGGCTCGTATCTGCTTGGCTTCGACATAATAAGGGTGGTAAGTAGAGAGAGGATACCGTATGAAGATGCGCAAGCCATGAAGAGGGCGATACGCCAACTAGTTGGGCTTGAGATAGTGGAGGAGGATTCTAGGTCCATTACAGCGCAGTTTCTGCTTGAGCCGACGAACTTGGATCCTGAGAAGACGTTTAGGCGTATGCATCTCATTACGATGGGTATGCTGCCTGATGCTGTTCAAGCCCTTATGCAGGGGGATGTGCTTCTGAAGAAGTCTGTGTCTGAGAGGGATGATGAGGTTGACCGCCTCTACTTCCTACTAGTTAGGTTGGTTAGATCAGCATCTGTGGATAATAAGCTCGCGGCTAAATTGAAGCTCACAACAATAGACTGCCTGGACTACAGGCTTTCAGCCTATCTCCTCGAAGCCATCGGGGATTCGGCTGAGGATATAGCGAAGTCCTCTACTCATCCTCTTGAAGATGTTTTAGGTGAGGTTGAGAGAGAAGGAGCCTATAAAATTGTTGAGACGCTTGGGGTGATGCAGGAGTCTGCTGTTAAAGCTTTTCTCGCTAAAGATCCTGAAGAGGGGAGGCAGGTGGTGCAGCTGTATGAGGAGGTGGTAGGTGAGATAGCGAAGCTTGAGAAATCTATAAGGTCTAATGAAAATGCTACCATTTTGTCTAGGGTAGCCTCTGGCTTCTCTAGGATAGCGAGGTGTGATGTAGATATCGCTGATTTAGCGTACCCTATGTACCCCCTCGTCAAGTAA